The DNA window CACCACGAGCAGCGTGCTGTCGGCCAGGCCGGCGTGCGGCGGCCGCCGCAAGACGAACCTGGCGGCGAATGCCTCCGGGCTGAGCACCGACAGCGACTCGGCCGGTTTGCCGTCCACCAGCAGCTCCCAGCGGGAGATGACGCGGGCGTCCCGGAAGAACAACCCGTGCGGCCGCCCCGGCTCGACATCGCCGAGCCGGTTCGACAGACAGAAGGTGCCGCCCTCGACCAACGTCACCGACCCCCCGCAGCCGCCGAGCCCCGTTGGCTCACCGGAGTTCAGCGGCGTCGGACTCGGCACTGCGCCGACGTCTGCGGTCATACCGGGATCCGGACCGGCACCGTCTCGCCGAGCAATTGGGCCGCGCGCGCAAGTCGCCGCGAGCGCAAGATCTGGTGATAGACCTGCTCGTAGCCGCGGCCCAGGGTGCCCGCGCCGAAGTTCGCCTCGACATGGGCGCGGCACGCGGCCGGATCCAGATCGCGCACCTCGGCGATCGCGGCGGGCAACTCGGCGGGATCGTCACAGATCCGGCCCGTCACGCCGTCGACGACGACCTCGGGGACCGCACCGCCGCGCAGGGCGACCACCGGTGTGCCGCAGACCATCGCTTCGATCATCACCATGCCGAACGGTTCCTCCCAGTCGATGGGGAACAACAGACAGCGTGCGCCTGCGAGCAGTTTACGTTTGGCCGCCGCGTCGGCGAGGCCGAAAACGTGATCTCGCTCGGTCAGCAGCGGACGCACCTCTTTTTCGAAATACGCCAGCTCGGGGGCTTCACTGCATTTGCCGGCGAGCACCAAAGGAATGCCGGCCGCATGCGCGGCTTTCAACGCCAGATGCGGCCCCTTGGTCTTTGTGAACCGACCCAGGAATAGCGCATAGTCACCTTTTTCCACTTGGAACGGCCACTGATCGACATGCAGCGCATTGTGTACACGCCCGACCCAATTCAGATCCGGAGCCAATTCGCGCTGCCGGTCACTGATGGCCACCAGTGACACGTCCTTACCTAATTCGCTGTAATACCGATAGCAGTCGTCGTCGTCGACCGGGCCGTGCACTGTGACCACCGTCGGCAGGCCTAGTCCCAGGTAGGCCGGGGCGTTGAGCGGTCCGGCGAAGGTGTGGTCGTGCACCAGATCTACCCCGGAGGTGGCGGCGATCCGCTCGATCGCCCTTCGCACCTTCAAGGCGTGCACTACCTCGGGAAACGGTTCGCCGAGCCGGTGCGGCATCGCTTGCTCCCAGACCGGGACGAACTTGGCCTTGGTACCGGGCTCACCCGCGCCGAGCAGTGTGACGTCGTGGCCGCGGGCGACCAGTGAATCGACCAAGTCGGCAACGACCGCCTCGACGCCGCCATAGGCCTTCGGCGGCACATCGAAATAAGGCGGAACGACCATGGCGATGCGAAATCGGGCGCCGACATGGTCGGTCGACAGCAGATCCGAAGAGGCAATGGGCGCCGAAATCGGCGCAAATAGACCTGTGCTCATGACCATCCTTCCAAGACAACCTTGTGCACATCCACCCAGCACTCGGTGCGCTGGGCGCCGAACGTGGTGGCCGCCTCGGCGGAGGTGGAGACTGAAGCCTGCACCGCCGTCCATAAGGGCTTGGTTGGCCTGGTCACGCTGGTTTGCGTGAACAGGGGGGCCGACCAAAGACGTACCTCCTGCTCAGGAACTCAAACCAAGCAGTTGGTCTGAAATGTACTCGTCCGGACCGCTTGCCGGTCCCGGTTGCCCGTTAAGAAATCAAGGAGGGTTACAGAGCCCTGACATATCGAAATAGTGATGAAATTCGAATTCGGTCGAGATCTTCGATATATGTCTCACAGATGGAGGTGGCGATGAGCGATTCGGATCGGAATGCGCTACGCGCGGCCGTACGCGCTCGATATGCCTCGGCCGCAACATCATTCGCATAATCGAGGGCCGGTTGTTGCGGAGGCGGTTCGGGTTGTGGCGCCGAGCCGTTCGACGAGGCCGGTTGCGGTCGGCAGTTCTATTCGACGGTGGACCGTGAGCTGA is part of the Nocardia sp. NBC_00565 genome and encodes:
- a CDS encoding glycosyltransferase family 4 protein, with the translated sequence MSTGLFAPISAPIASSDLLSTDHVGARFRIAMVVPPYFDVPPKAYGGVEAVVADLVDSLVARGHDVTLLGAGEPGTKAKFVPVWEQAMPHRLGEPFPEVVHALKVRRAIERIAATSGVDLVHDHTFAGPLNAPAYLGLGLPTVVTVHGPVDDDDCYRYYSELGKDVSLVAISDRQRELAPDLNWVGRVHNALHVDQWPFQVEKGDYALFLGRFTKTKGPHLALKAAHAAGIPLVLAGKCSEAPELAYFEKEVRPLLTERDHVFGLADAAAKRKLLAGARCLLFPIDWEEPFGMVMIEAMVCGTPVVALRGGAVPEVVVDGVTGRICDDPAELPAAIAEVRDLDPAACRAHVEANFGAGTLGRGYEQVYHQILRSRRLARAAQLLGETVPVRIPV